One Festucalex cinctus isolate MCC-2025b chromosome 1, RoL_Fcin_1.0, whole genome shotgun sequence genomic region harbors:
- the ly97.3 gene encoding uncharacterized protein ly97.3 isoform X2, translating into MKLLLLALSVTLLFIAGKALNCHHCVPTTASENCELTVETCKSEKDGCASARFRLHPEIRYQECMTTSVCQMFINNKAIDVKCCNTDMCNTA; encoded by the exons ATGAAGTTGTTGCTGTTAGCTTTAAGCGTCACGCTGCTGTTCATCGCAG gcaaAGCTCTCAACTGCCATCACTGTGTGCCAACCACAGCCAGCGAGAACTGCGAGCTGACGGTGGAGACATGCAAATCTGAGAAAGATGGCTGCGCTTCCGCCAGGTTCCGCCTGCATCCAG aaatcCGCTACCAGGAGTGCATGACCACGTCTGTCTGTCAGATGTTCATAAACAACAAGGCCATCGATGTGAAGTGCTGCAACACCGACATGTGCAACACTGCTTGA
- the ly97.3 gene encoding CD59B glycoprotein isoform X1: MVNVTMKLLLLALSVTLLFIAGEALKCRHCVPRAPGEDCELTVETCNPEKDGCAAAKFRLYPHGRYQKCMALSDCKLLELNNFIEMKCCNDDMCNTFL; encoded by the exons ATGGTGAACGTCACAATGAAGTTGTTGCTGTTAGCTTTAAGCGTCACGCTGCTGTTCATCGCAG GGGAAGCTCTCAAATGCCGTCACTGCGTGCCAAGAGCACCCGGCGAGGACTGCGAGCTGACGGTGGAGACATGCAATCCTGAGAAAGATGGCTGCGCTGCCGCCAAGTTCCGCCTGTATCCAC ACGGCCGCTACCAGAAGTGCATGGCCTTGTCTGACTGCAAGTTACTCGAACTGAACAATTTCATCGAGATGAAGTGCTGTAACGACGACATGTGCAACACTTTTCTTTAA